From Nicotiana tabacum cultivar K326 chromosome 22, ASM71507v2, whole genome shotgun sequence, one genomic window encodes:
- the LOC107782426 gene encoding uncharacterized protein LOC107782426 isoform X1: MDFFKVKKFRKAHKPEPVADTEDKHVPLPGEQKNENGNVGKSAYVDTTNAEPEDDDDDFITNEVKRRLKELRRNSFMVLIPEESAPEDEEADDEEEQTNMNPGDWRDVEAEGRQFWSGFNAVYDKYSEQMLFYDRLHAQQLREFGSHIPTTSSPRSASKKLVSPFRCLSLKKMDESQDETEHLHQPVAELYQDLETAYVAQLCLTWEVLHCQHTQLSQKISCQPESAISYNHSAQQFQQFLVLLQRFIENEPFEPGMRPEIYARTRKALPMLLQVPKVQGSDQQKLEDDALPVLALDLLKVIESSILTFRLFVKMDKKSGSVRNLFGSQNQMSTPLHQIQCSLEKKKVKLKELRKRKKNLKKKSWPTVPGDVDLLLGLIDVKVMNRVLRMERISKEQLFWCEEKMKKLDINGGKLQRDPSIILFPC, from the exons ATGGATTTCTTCAAAGTGAAGAAGTTCAGAAAGGCCCATAAACCTGAACCAGTGGCTGATACAGAGGATAAGCATGTTCCACTGCCAGGGGAGCAAAAAAATGAGAATGGTAATGTGGGCAAATCAGCTTATGTTGATACCACTAATGCGGAACCAGAAGACGACGATGATGACTTCATCACCAATGAAGTAAAGAGGAGGTTGAAGGAACTGAGGAGAAATAGTTTTATGGTATTGATTCCTGAGGAGTCGGCCCCAGAAGATGAAgaagcagatgatgaagaagaacagACTAACATGAATCCTGGTGATTGGAGGGACGTTGAAGCAGAAGGACGACAGTTTTGGTCTGGGTTCAATGCTGTCTATGATAAATACTCGGAACAAATGCTGTTTTATGACCGCCTGCATGCTCAGCAGCTGCGAGAATTTG GTTCTCATATTCCAACTACCTCTTCTCCAAGATCTGCATCTAAAAAGCTTGTCTCCCCCTTTCGGTGCCTATCCTTGAAGAAAATGGATGAATCTCAAGATGAAACTGAGCACTTGCACCAGCCTGTGGCTGAGCTTTATCAAGATCTTGAAACCGCTTATGTAGCTCAGTTGTGCTTGACCTGGGAAGTTCTTCACTGTCAACACACGCAATTGAGTCAGAAAATCTCTTGCCAACCTGAGAGTGCAATTTCCTACAATCACAGCGCTCAACAATTTCAGCAGTTCTTGGTCTTGTTACAACGGtttattgaaaatgaacctttTGAACCTGGTATGAGGCCTGAAATTTATGCTCGCACGAGAAAAGCATTGCCAATGCTACTTCAGGTTCCTAAAGTCCAAG GTTCTGATCAACAGAAATTGGAAGATGATGCGTTGCCAGTTCTTGCTCTAGATCTACTTAAAGTGATTGAAAGCTCAATCCTCACTTTTCGTTTATTTGTGAAGATGGACAAGAAGTCTGGCAGTGTCCGCAATCTTTTCGGAAGCCAGAACCAGATGTCAACGCCCCTTCATCAGATTCAATGTTCTCTTGAAAAG AAAAAGGTGAAACTGAAGGAACTaaggaagagaaagaaaaacttgaagaagaaatcatgGCCTACCGTGCCAGGGGATGTGGACTTGCTGCTTGGTCTAATTGATGTTAAAGTCATGAATAGGGTCCTAAGAATGGAAAGAATTAGTAAGGAGCAGCTATTCTGGTgtgaagaaaaaatgaagaagctagataTAAATGGCGGCAAGCTGCAGAGAGACCCCTCTATTATCTTATTTCCTTGTTAG
- the LOC107782427 gene encoding reticulon-like protein B22, translating to MEMELNANEEITTERTENPRKKRDVAAPVPFVLIICGSLVYYHCAYRNSSIVSLVSDVFIVLLCSLAILGLLFRQMNISVPVDPIEWQISQDTANCVFACLANTIGAAESVLRVAATGHDKRLFLKVVVILYVLSVLGRIAAGVTIAYAGLCFLCVYMLARNSQLISTCLSGYPRRRDSTNTVQGD from the exons ATGGAAATGGAATTGAACGCTAACGAGGAGATTACTACAGAAAGGACAGAGAACCCTAGGAAGAAGAGGGATGTGGCGGCTCCGGTGCCGTTCGTACTAATAATCTGCGGCAGCCTCGTTTACTACCACTGTGCTTATCGGAATTCCAGTATCGTCTCTCTCGTCTCTGACGTCTTCATTGTACTCCTTTGCTCCCTCGCAATTCTCGGCCTCCTTTTTCGTCAGATGAACATCTCTGTTCCTGTGGATCCGATAGAGTGGCAGATCTCTCAGGACACTGCAAACTGCGTCTTCGCCTGCCTCGCTAATACTATCGGCGCCGCTGAGTCTGTTCTCCGTGTTGCTGCTACTGGCCATGATAAGCGCTTGTTCCTTAAG GTTGTGGTTATTCTTTATGTGCTATCAGTTTTGGGAAGGATAGCGGCAGGTGTTACCATTGCCTATGCCG GACTCTGCTTTCTATGCGTTTACATGCTTGCCAGGAATTCACAACTGATCAGTACATGTTTGTCGGGTTATCCAAGGAGAAGGGACAGCACAAACACAGTTCAGGGCGACTAG
- the LOC107782426 gene encoding uncharacterized protein LOC107782426 isoform X2: MDFFKVKKFRKAHKPEPVADTEDKHVPLPGEQKNENGNVGKSAYVDTTNAEPEDDDDDFITNEVKRRLKELRRNSFMVLIPEESAPEDEEADDEEEQTNMNPGDWRDVEAEGRQFWSGFNAVYDKYSEQMLFYDRLHAQQLREFGSHIPTTSSPRSASKKLVSPFRCLSLKKMDESQDETEHLHQPVAELYQDLETAYVAQLCLTWEVLHCQHTQLSQKISCQPESAISYNHSAQQFQQFLVLLQRFIENEPFEPGMRPEIYARTRKALPMLLQVPKVQGSDQQKLEDDALPVLALDLLKVIESSILTFRLFVKMDKKSGSVRNLFGSQNQMSTPLHQIQCSLEKQGLL, translated from the exons ATGGATTTCTTCAAAGTGAAGAAGTTCAGAAAGGCCCATAAACCTGAACCAGTGGCTGATACAGAGGATAAGCATGTTCCACTGCCAGGGGAGCAAAAAAATGAGAATGGTAATGTGGGCAAATCAGCTTATGTTGATACCACTAATGCGGAACCAGAAGACGACGATGATGACTTCATCACCAATGAAGTAAAGAGGAGGTTGAAGGAACTGAGGAGAAATAGTTTTATGGTATTGATTCCTGAGGAGTCGGCCCCAGAAGATGAAgaagcagatgatgaagaagaacagACTAACATGAATCCTGGTGATTGGAGGGACGTTGAAGCAGAAGGACGACAGTTTTGGTCTGGGTTCAATGCTGTCTATGATAAATACTCGGAACAAATGCTGTTTTATGACCGCCTGCATGCTCAGCAGCTGCGAGAATTTG GTTCTCATATTCCAACTACCTCTTCTCCAAGATCTGCATCTAAAAAGCTTGTCTCCCCCTTTCGGTGCCTATCCTTGAAGAAAATGGATGAATCTCAAGATGAAACTGAGCACTTGCACCAGCCTGTGGCTGAGCTTTATCAAGATCTTGAAACCGCTTATGTAGCTCAGTTGTGCTTGACCTGGGAAGTTCTTCACTGTCAACACACGCAATTGAGTCAGAAAATCTCTTGCCAACCTGAGAGTGCAATTTCCTACAATCACAGCGCTCAACAATTTCAGCAGTTCTTGGTCTTGTTACAACGGtttattgaaaatgaacctttTGAACCTGGTATGAGGCCTGAAATTTATGCTCGCACGAGAAAAGCATTGCCAATGCTACTTCAGGTTCCTAAAGTCCAAG GTTCTGATCAACAGAAATTGGAAGATGATGCGTTGCCAGTTCTTGCTCTAGATCTACTTAAAGTGATTGAAAGCTCAATCCTCACTTTTCGTTTATTTGTGAAGATGGACAAGAAGTCTGGCAGTGTCCGCAATCTTTTCGGAAGCCAGAACCAGATGTCAACGCCCCTTCATCAGATTCAATGTTCTCTTGAAAAG CAAGGGCTACTTTGA